A genome region from Brevinema andersonii includes the following:
- a CDS encoding glycosyltransferase family 2 protein, whose amino-acid sequence MSIKISIVIPVYGTEDFLSECLESCINQTLKEIEIIVVNDCSPNNCREIVQKFQKQDNRIIFIDLPHNMGTLNARMEGYKIARGEYIQSLDSDDTLTKNACEIIYQTFQAYNNDILHISMHTYHHPNKNHPIKTCEMFIPKSLELTQDQWLHILFTRNLDNCMCSYVIKKELIQKLLSLLPQNTHITLYEDLMQIFTLALSIPIDKIISIPNRLYEYRHGVGITTTGINPKRYTKNLTDTIRVTSHVYAAAKQNNLSPELLIELMGYLYQMSYTWSLHISLSDKEKQLQVAQELQNLHLMWDYTNMVGINEYYQLLYRQPVIPTAALDNTLSANEQKVLEIFHCIRKIINKFIPPSSFLRNIIHKIINIIKKLYIHIKKSLRHFSF is encoded by the coding sequence ATGAGTATCAAAATCTCGATTGTTATCCCTGTATATGGCACAGAAGATTTTTTATCAGAATGTTTAGAGTCATGTATTAATCAAACATTAAAAGAAATCGAAATCATTGTTGTAAACGATTGTTCACCAAATAATTGTCGTGAAATTGTACAAAAATTTCAAAAACAAGATAATCGTATTATATTTATTGATCTACCCCATAACATGGGCACTTTGAATGCACGTATGGAAGGTTATAAAATTGCTCGAGGAGAATATATTCAAAGTTTAGATTCAGACGATACACTCACCAAAAATGCATGCGAAATTATTTATCAAACTTTTCAGGCATACAATAATGACATACTACATATCAGTATGCATACATATCATCATCCTAATAAAAATCATCCGATTAAAACTTGCGAAATGTTTATTCCAAAATCTCTCGAACTAACTCAGGATCAATGGCTTCATATATTGTTTACGCGTAATCTTGATAATTGTATGTGTTCCTACGTAATTAAAAAAGAACTAATACAAAAACTTCTTTCCCTACTCCCCCAAAATACTCATATTACTCTTTATGAAGACCTGATGCAAATATTTACCTTAGCGTTGAGCATACCGATTGATAAAATTATATCCATCCCTAACAGGCTTTATGAATACCGACATGGTGTAGGAATCACAACCACCGGTATTAATCCCAAACGTTATACCAAAAATCTTACTGATACTATCAGAGTTACATCCCATGTCTATGCTGCAGCTAAACAAAATAACCTGTCTCCAGAACTACTTATTGAACTTATGGGATATTTGTATCAAATGTCTTACACCTGGAGTTTACATATTTCCTTATCTGATAAAGAAAAACAATTACAAGTGGCACAAGAACTACAAAATCTTCACTTGATGTGGGATTATACTAATATGGTAGGAATCAATGAATATTACCAATTATTATACAGGCAACCAGTAATACCAACCGCAGCACTGGATAATACTCTGTCTGCAAATGAACAAAAAGTTTTAGAAATATTTCATTGCATAAGAAAAATTATTAATAAATTTATTCCACCTAGCAGTTTTCTCAGAAATATTATCCATAAAATAATCAACATCATCAAAAAATTATATATCCATATAAAAAAATCATTACGACACTTCTCATTCTGA
- a CDS encoding FAD-dependent oxidoreductase, whose protein sequence is MKIIVIGNNHAGTAFVNNVYAYNKDIEVVTYEKSDNISFLACGIALWVGKTIKDPKGLFYATAEELQKKGIKVNMHHEVLSVDFDKKTLQVKNLKSGEVFEDKYDKLVLATGSWPNIPSFPGVDLEGVFLSKTYDHAKYIIEYAAKPEIKHVTVVGAGYIGVELVEAFQELGKEVRVIEGADCVLGNYFDPEFTEIVEKTLKDHGVAVHTKEKVLEIKGTGQKVSEIITDKGVYKTDMIVLSTGFHPNTTLYQNKLKTIENGALIVNQYLQTSNPDVYACGDCAAVLSNVVQGSDYIALATNAVRMGILCAANIVEHKVPFSGVQGSNAIKIYNLNMASTGFSELTAQKRGYQVLSNFIEDAARPEFMPTYVPVRVKVVYDALTRRLLGAQIQSTENHTEVIHTFSLAIEQKMTVDHLALTDFFFLPHYNKPISWLTAVCLTAK, encoded by the coding sequence ATGAAAATCATTGTCATTGGTAATAATCATGCAGGCACAGCCTTTGTTAATAATGTTTACGCCTATAATAAAGACATTGAGGTAGTCACTTACGAAAAAAGCGATAACATTTCTTTTCTTGCATGCGGTATTGCATTATGGGTGGGGAAAACAATAAAAGATCCTAAAGGTTTGTTTTATGCGACAGCAGAAGAATTACAAAAAAAAGGGATTAAAGTCAATATGCATCACGAGGTTTTGTCGGTTGATTTTGACAAAAAAACTCTTCAAGTTAAAAACTTGAAGAGTGGCGAAGTTTTCGAAGACAAATATGACAAACTGGTTCTTGCAACAGGATCTTGGCCTAATATCCCATCATTTCCGGGCGTGGATCTGGAAGGTGTTTTTCTTTCAAAAACATACGATCATGCCAAATACATCATTGAATACGCCGCTAAACCCGAAATAAAACATGTTACTGTGGTAGGAGCAGGCTATATAGGAGTAGAGCTTGTAGAAGCCTTCCAAGAACTCGGTAAAGAAGTACGTGTTATAGAAGGAGCAGATTGTGTCTTAGGAAACTATTTTGACCCTGAATTCACAGAAATAGTTGAAAAAACACTAAAAGATCATGGTGTTGCGGTGCATACTAAAGAAAAAGTACTCGAAATTAAAGGAACAGGTCAAAAAGTTTCGGAAATCATCACAGATAAAGGAGTTTATAAAACAGATATGATCGTTCTCTCTACAGGATTTCATCCCAATACAACACTTTATCAAAACAAACTCAAAACCATTGAAAATGGAGCTTTGATTGTTAACCAATATCTTCAAACCTCAAATCCTGATGTCTATGCTTGTGGGGATTGTGCTGCTGTTTTATCTAATGTTGTTCAAGGTTCAGATTATATTGCCTTAGCGACAAATGCAGTACGTATGGGCATTTTATGCGCAGCTAACATTGTGGAACATAAAGTTCCATTTTCTGGGGTACAAGGGTCAAACGCTATTAAAATTTATAACCTGAATATGGCATCTACTGGATTTTCTGAATTGACAGCACAAAAGAGAGGGTACCAAGTTCTTTCAAATTTTATAGAAGACGCCGCACGTCCTGAATTTATGCCTACCTATGTTCCTGTAAGGGTGAAAGTAGTATATGATGCACTAACAAGAAGACTCCTAGGAGCACAAATTCAATCTACAGAAAATCATACAGAAGTAATTCATACATTTTCGCTCGCAATCGAGCAGAAAATGACTGTTGATCACCTAGCACTTACAGATTTCTTTTTCCTTCCACACTATAACAAGCCAATTTCTTGGCTTACAGCAGTATGCCTCACAGCAAAATAA
- a CDS encoding PTS sugar transporter subunit IIA, translated as MLKEMLKNNIQILDSVNNWEEAVIIASNPLLKDKTINEQYQQAMVNNIKTLGSYMILMPGIAMPHARPEEGAHKNGLSLLILRNDVLFPGDQKAWFILCLAAESPDSHIEIIEAIADLLGNEELLEKIKNSLSSESVLELL; from the coding sequence ATGTTAAAAGAAATGTTAAAGAATAACATTCAAATACTCGATTCTGTTAATAACTGGGAAGAAGCTGTTATTATCGCTTCTAATCCTTTACTGAAAGACAAAACTATTAATGAACAGTATCAACAAGCTATGGTTAATAATATCAAAACTTTAGGTTCTTATATGATTTTAATGCCTGGTATCGCTATGCCTCACGCACGCCCTGAAGAAGGAGCGCATAAGAACGGACTTTCTCTACTTATCCTAAGAAATGACGTGCTTTTTCCAGGTGATCAAAAAGCCTGGTTTATTTTATGTTTAGCTGCAGAATCACCAGATTCTCATATAGAAATTATTGAAGCAATTGCTGATTTACTGGGGAATGAAGAATTATTGGAAAAAATCAAAAATTCCCTATCCTCAGAATCAGTATTAGAATTGCTATAA
- a CDS encoding mannitol dehydrogenase family protein encodes MLSRFKNPYLDDEIARVGRDPMRKFTKK; translated from the coding sequence ATACTTAGCCGATTTAAAAATCCATATCTAGATGATGAAATCGCACGTGTGGGACGAGATCCTATGCGTAAATTTACCAAAAAATGA
- a CDS encoding HAD family hydrolase has protein sequence MWDKIFSLNIKGILLDLDDTLYSYAPAHQTALQTWSQSASQDLNISIEQAEKEYCIARRWFNIQLKDTGASHSRLLYFKYISEKYGLKVSKVLAWEKIYWDSFLNHMTLFPDVFPFLDKCLENKLQICLVTDLTTEIQLKKLEKLKIDHYFNYIVTSEESGQEKPKSLPFLLALYKLNLFPKDVVMIGDHQEKDILGAELLGIRSYQTQFH, from the coding sequence ATGTGGGATAAAATTTTTTCTTTAAATATAAAAGGGATTTTACTAGATTTAGATGATACTTTATATTCTTATGCTCCGGCACACCAAACAGCTTTACAAACATGGAGCCAATCTGCTTCTCAAGATTTAAATATATCTATAGAACAAGCAGAAAAAGAATATTGTATTGCGAGGCGTTGGTTTAATATTCAGTTGAAGGATACAGGGGCTTCACATTCACGGCTTTTGTATTTTAAATATATTTCGGAAAAATATGGTCTCAAAGTCAGTAAGGTTTTAGCATGGGAAAAGATTTATTGGGATTCGTTCCTTAATCACATGACTCTTTTTCCGGATGTATTTCCTTTTCTTGACAAATGCCTGGAGAATAAATTACAAATTTGTTTAGTAACCGATTTAACTACTGAAATTCAATTAAAAAAATTAGAAAAATTAAAAATCGATCACTATTTTAATTATATTGTTACTTCAGAAGAAAGTGGTCAAGAAAAACCTAAATCACTTCCCTTTTTACTGGCACTCTATAAGTTGAACTTATTTCCGAAAGATGTTGTTATGATAGGTGATCATCAAGAAAAAGACATTTTAGGTGCAGAGTTATTAGGTATTCGCTCTTATCAAACTCAATTTCATTGA
- a CDS encoding PI-PLC domain-containing protein has protein sequence MKFKHLVDWVWVDGFNDFSLTFQDYTILKPYFKLCLVSPELQGKSIYDIPTYYQKMEHMIFDAICTKYPEEWKKYVG, from the coding sequence ATGAAATTTAAACATTTAGTAGATTGGGTTTGGGTCGACGGATTTAATGATTTTTCTCTTACTTTTCAAGATTATACCATTCTTAAACCGTATTTTAAATTATGCTTAGTTTCTCCTGAACTTCAGGGTAAAAGTATTTATGATATTCCTACATATTATCAAAAGATGGAACATATGATATTTGATGCTATATGTACTAAATATCCAGAAGAATGGAAAAAATATGTGGGATAA
- a CDS encoding PI-PLC domain-containing protein, with the protein MLYIQHRVNTIPELELIAHDYGVEVDIRAYQDHLVLHHMMPLLKVPILRHFYKNILTLFLS; encoded by the coding sequence ATGCTCTATATACAACACAGAGTAAATACTATTCCGGAATTGGAGCTTATTGCTCATGATTATGGCGTTGAAGTTGATATACGCGCCTATCAAGATCATCTTGTTTTACATCACATGATGCCTTTGTTGAAGGTACCAATTTTGAGACATTTTTACAAAAATATTCTCACTCTTTTCTTATCCTAA